In one Mustela lutreola isolate mMusLut2 chromosome 8, mMusLut2.pri, whole genome shotgun sequence genomic region, the following are encoded:
- the KIF5B gene encoding kinesin-1 heavy chain, with product MADPAECNIKVMCRFRPLNESEVNRGDKYIAKFQGEDTVMIASKPYAFDRVFQSNTSQEQVYNDCAKKIVKDVLEGYNGTIFAYGQTSSGKTHTMEGKLHDPEGMGIIPRIVQDIFNYIYSMDENLEFHIKVSYFEIYLDKIRDLLDVSKTNLSVHEDKNRVPYVKGCTERFVCSPDEVMDTIDEGKSNRHVAVTNMNEHSSRSHSIFLINVKQENTQTEQKLSGKLYLVDLAGSEKVSKTGAEGAVLDEAKNINKSLSALGNVISALAEGSTYVPYRDSKMTRILQDSLGGNCRTTIVICCSPSSYNESETKSTLLFGQRAKTIKNTVCVNVELTAEQWKKKYEREKEKNKTLRNTIQWLENELNRWRNGETVPIDEQFDKEKANLEAFAVDKDITITNDKPAATIGVTGNFTDAERRKCEEEIAKLYKQLDDKDEEINQQSQLVEKLKTQMLDQEELLASTRRDQDNMQAELNRLQAENDASKEEVKEVLQALEELAVNYDQKSQEVEDKTKEYELLSDELNQKSATLASIDAELQKLKEMTNHQKKRAAEMMASLLKDLAEIGIAVGNNDVKQPEGTGMIDEEFTVARLYISKMKSEVKTMVKRCKQLESTQTESNKKMEENEKELAACQLRISQHEAKIKSLTEYLQNVEQKKRQLEESVDSLSEELVQLRAQEKVHEMEKEHLNKVQTANEVKQAVEQQIQSHRETHQKQISSLRDEVEAKEKLITDLQDQNQKMMLEQERLRVEHEKLKATDQEKSRKLHELTVMQDRREQARQDLKGLEETVAKELQTLHNLRKLFVQDLATRVKKSAEIDSDDTGGSAAQKQKISFLENNLEQLTKVHKQLVRDNADLRCELPKLEKRLRATAERVKALESALKEAKENASRDRKRYQQEVDRIKEAVRSKNMARRGHSAQIAKPIRPGQHPAASPTHPSAIRGGGAFVQNSQPVAVRGGGGKQV from the exons ATGTACTTGAAGGATACAATGGAACAATATTTGCATATGGACAGACGTCCTCTGGGAAGACACACACAATGGAG gGTAAACTTCATGATCCAGAAGGCATGGGGATTATTCCAAGAATAGTGcaagatatttttaattacatttactcCATGGACGAAAATTTGGAATTTCATATTAAG gtttcatattttgaaatttatttggaTAAGATAAGGGACCTGTTAGATG tttcaaaGACCAACCTTTCAGTTCATGAAGATAAAAATCGAGTACCCTATGTAAAG gggTGCACAGAGCGTTTTGTATGTAGTCCAGATGAAGTTATGGATACCATCGACGAAGGAAAGTCCAACAGACATGTAGCAGTTACAA ATATGAATGAACATAGCTCTAGGAGTCACAGTATATTTCTTATTAATGTAAAACAAGAGAACACGCAAACAGAACAAAAGCTGAGTGGAAAACTTTATCTGGTTGATTTAGCTGGTAGTGAAAAG GTTAGTAAAACTGGAGCTGAAGGCGCTGTGCTGGATGAAGCGAAGAACATCAACAAATCCCTTTCTGCTCTTGGCAATGTCATTTCTGCTCTGGCTGAGGGGAGC ACATATGTTCCATATCGAGATAGTAAAATGACAAGAATCCTTCAAGACTCATTAGGTGGCAACTGTAGAACCACTATTGTAATTTGCTGCTCTCCATCATCATACAATGAATCTGAAACAAAATCTACACTCCTGTTTGGTCAAAG GGCCAAAACAATTAAGAACACAGTTTGTGTAAATGTAGAATTAACTGCAGAACAgtggaaaaagaaatatgaaagagaaaaggaaaaaaataagaccctGCGGAATACCATTCAGTGGCTTGAAAATGAACTCAACCGATGGCGTAATG GAGAGACAGTGCCTATTGATGAGCAgtttgacaaagagaaagccaACTTGGAAGCTTTTGCAGTAGATAAGGATATTACTATTACCAATGATAAACCAGCAGCTACAATTGGAGTTACTGGAAACTTTACTGATGCTGAAAGAAGAAAGTGTGAAGAAGAAATTGCTAAATTATACAAACAACTTGATGACAAG GATGAAGAAATTAATCAACAGAGCCAATTGGtagagaaactgaagacacaaatgtTGGATCAAGAAGAA CTTTTGGCATCTACGAGAAGGGATCAAGATAACATGCAAGCTGAACTGAATCGCCTGCAAGCAGAAAATGATGCCtctaaagaagaagtaaaagaagTTTTGCAAGCCTTAGAGGAGCTTGCTGTCAATTATGATCAGAAATCTCAGGAAGTTGAAGATAAAACTAAGGAATATGAATTGCTTAGTGATGAACTAAATCAGAAATCG GCAACCTTAGCAAGTATAGATGCTGAACTTCAGAAACTTAAGGAAATGACCAACCACCAGAAGAAACGAGCTGCTGAGATGATGGCATCTTTACTAAAAGACCTTGCAGAAATCGGAATTGCTGTAGGAAATAATGACGTAAAG cagCCTGAAGGAACTGGCATGATAGATGAAGAGTTCACTGTTGCAAGGCTCTACATTAGCAAAATGAAGTCAGAAGTAAAAACAATGGTAAAACGCTGCAAACAGTTAGAAAGCACACAAACTGAgagcaacaaaaaaatggaagaaaatgaaaaggaattagCAGCATGCCAGCTTCGTATCTCTCAA CATGAAGCCAAAATCAAATCATTGACTGAATACCTTCAAAATGTGGAGCAAAAGAAAAGACAGCTAGAGGAATCAGTTGATTCCCTCAGTGAAGAACTAGTCCAGCTTCGAGCACAAG AGAAAGTACATGAGATGGAAAAGGAGCACTTAAATAAGGTTCAGACTGCAAATGAAGTTAAG CAAGCGGTTGAACAGCAGATCCAAAGCCACAGAGAAACACATCAAAAACAGATTAGTAGTTTGAGAGATGAAGTTGAGGCAAAAGAAAAACTCATCACTGATCTTCAAGA CCAAAACCAGAAAATGATGTTAGAGCAGGAACGTCTAAGAGTAGAGCATGAGAAGTTGAAAGCTACAGATCAGGAAAAGAGCAGAAAACTACATGAACTTAC AGTCATGCAAGATAGACGAGAACAAGCAAGACAAGATTTGAAGGGTTTGGAAGAGACAGTG GCAAAAGAACTTCAGACTTTACACAACCTGCGGAAACTCTTTGTTCAGGACCTCGCCACCAGAGTTAAAAAG AGTGCCGAGATCGATTCTGATGACACTGGAGGCAGTGCTGCTCAAAAGCAAAAGATCTCCTTTCTTGAAAATAACCTTGAACAACTCACTAAAGTGCACAAACAG TTGGTACGTGATAATGCAGATCTTCGCTGTGAACTTCCTAAGTTGGAAAAGCGACTTAGAGCTACAGCCGAAAGAGTGAAAGCTTTGGAGTCAGCACtgaaagaagccaaagaaaaTGCATCTCGTGATCGCAAACGCTATCAGCAAGAAGTAGATCGTATAAAGGAAGCAGTCAGGTCAAAGAATATGGCCAGAAGAGGACATTCTGCACAAATTG CTAAGCCTATTCGTCCCGGGCAACATCCAGCGGCTTCTCCAACTCATCCAAGTGCAATTCGTGGAGGAGGTGCATTTGTTCAGAACAGCCAGCCAGTAGCAGTTCGAGGTGGAGGAGGCAAACAAGTGTAA